A region from the Polaribacter sp. Hel1_33_78 genome encodes:
- a CDS encoding glycoside hydrolase family 30 beta sandwich domain-containing protein, whose amino-acid sequence MKIIKKTEIMIKLFTLFMVVVTLASCEDATLKTYPPPEIEQVSASFYLTTPDKLNLLTKQESNIFPIRNNTDFTINVSENETYQSMDGFGFTLTGGSAMHINAMSSSAKNELLQELFSVENGIGVSYLRISIGASDLDSNVFSYNDLPPGQTDTNQTNFSISADNSNLIPVLKDIVAINPSIKILATPWSAPSWMKTNGSSIGGKLQNQYYTSYATYFVKYIEAMQNEGIAIEAITVQNEPENPYNNPSMLMEANEQKDFISNHLGPLFITEGITTKIILFDHNLDNPNYPISILNDNNIKQYVSGSAFHLYAGTIDNMSFVKNAHPDKDVYFTEQWVQAPGDFPADIRWHVRELIIGASRNWSKTILEWNLAADPENKPFTNGGCTECLGALTIDGNNVTKNSAFYIIAHASKYVPQGSIRIKSNTSLELPNVAFLTPEDKIVVIVLNNTDIQKSFNINVTQEPISMTLSAGSVATLVW is encoded by the coding sequence ATGAAAATTATAAAAAAAACCGAAATAATGATAAAACTATTTACATTATTCATGGTTGTCGTGACCTTAGCGTCTTGTGAAGACGCAACACTTAAAACCTATCCTCCCCCAGAAATTGAGCAAGTTTCTGCGAGTTTTTATTTGACAACACCAGATAAATTAAATTTACTTACTAAGCAAGAAAGCAATATTTTTCCTATTAGAAATAATACTGATTTTACCATAAATGTTTCAGAAAATGAAACATATCAATCAATGGATGGCTTTGGTTTTACACTAACCGGGGGAAGTGCAATGCATATCAACGCTATGTCTTCATCAGCAAAAAATGAATTATTACAGGAGTTATTTTCTGTAGAAAACGGAATCGGTGTAAGTTATTTAAGAATAAGTATTGGTGCATCAGACTTAGATTCAAACGTTTTTTCATACAACGATTTACCTCCAGGGCAAACGGATACAAATCAAACAAACTTTTCAATATCTGCGGATAACTCCAATCTAATACCTGTTTTAAAAGATATTGTAGCAATCAATCCTAGTATAAAAATTTTAGCCACTCCTTGGTCCGCACCAAGTTGGATGAAAACAAACGGAAGTTCAATTGGTGGTAAATTACAAAATCAATATTATACTTCTTATGCTACTTATTTTGTTAAATATATAGAGGCAATGCAAAATGAAGGCATAGCTATTGAGGCTATAACCGTTCAAAATGAACCAGAAAACCCATATAATAATCCTAGTATGTTAATGGAAGCCAATGAACAAAAAGATTTTATTAGCAATCATTTAGGTCCATTATTTATTACAGAAGGAATAACCACTAAAATTATTCTTTTTGACCATAATTTAGACAATCCTAATTACCCTATTTCAATTTTAAATGATAATAACATAAAACAATATGTGTCTGGTTCTGCTTTTCATTTATATGCTGGTACAATAGACAATATGAGTTTTGTTAAAAATGCCCATCCTGATAAAGATGTTTATTTTACAGAACAATGGGTTCAAGCGCCTGGAGATTTCCCTGCGGATATTCGTTGGCATGTTCGCGAACTAATAATCGGTGCATCAAGAAATTGGAGTAAAACCATTTTAGAATGGAATCTTGCAGCCGACCCAGAAAATAAACCATTTACAAATGGTGGTTGTACAGAATGTTTAGGGGCATTAACTATTGATGGAAATAATGTAACAAAAAACTCAGCATTTTATATAATTGCACATGCATCAAAATACGTACCTCAAGGATCAATAAGAATTAAAAGTAACACATCTCTAGAGTTACCTAATGTCGCTTTTTTAACTCCTGAAGATAAAATTGTAGTTATTGTTTTAAATAACACAGATATTCAAAAATCCTTTAATATTAATGTCACTCAAGAACCAATTTCCATGACCCTATCAGCAGGCTCAGTGGCAACATTAGTCTGGTAA
- a CDS encoding SusE domain-containing protein has translation MKQFSKNIILLLVTSFFIISCEQESNLEPEGLWELSTPVIELPENNQSFVLDQITPNETITFSWLAAESSVGFGVSYQVSIHETSDTNFSKPLYEFSSASNGKDLTAIISYQKIDEILSYAGYPANQESEIIWSVKANSLSKSTRVSSIIKIKRFENEIIPNQLFLSGSATEDNGNLEDAIKLKRLTDANGNLSNIHEVYTSLKAGGTFEFYSENSVPSLQYGGKNAAIEKAGNPITAELDGTYRIKINLDNNTYELLKIDYFGMVGNPISGGWGGDESLNYIGQGIWQNSVNLVNTGGFVFRANGDWAYLIKRIVGSENTVILENDAASQGVSFEDIPSNETGKFIVTLNLNSNGYFYTFERDNTIINPITAPNSLFLFENGSMIKEFSKDGDSFQLDEFIPMQASTSYTLNSLADGSGESYSIASSLANSNTPNGDKVSDDVLLLENSNASFTLNSDRSLKLYFDFNAAKLTWTYYNLKLFHWNDWDTRDELVMTYVHPNTYKITTNLISNYDMKFISPWDLDFGSDTPNSLSGNLINGGGSNIINITEDGSYEVTIELENNFNSGTYLFEKQ, from the coding sequence ATGAAACAATTCAGTAAAAATATAATCTTACTTCTAGTAACTTCCTTTTTTATAATTTCATGTGAGCAAGAAAGTAATTTAGAACCTGAAGGTTTATGGGAATTAAGTACTCCAGTTATTGAACTTCCAGAAAATAACCAAAGCTTTGTACTAGACCAAATAACGCCAAATGAAACTATTACTTTTAGCTGGTTAGCAGCAGAATCTTCGGTTGGATTTGGGGTTTCATATCAGGTTTCTATTCATGAAACAAGTGATACTAATTTCAGTAAACCTTTATATGAATTTAGTTCTGCAAGTAACGGTAAAGACCTTACTGCAATAATTTCATATCAAAAAATTGACGAAATATTATCTTATGCAGGCTATCCTGCCAATCAAGAATCAGAAATAATATGGAGTGTAAAGGCAAATAGTTTAAGTAAGTCAACTCGAGTATCTAGTATCATAAAAATTAAAAGATTTGAAAATGAAATTATACCAAATCAACTTTTCTTATCTGGGAGCGCAACTGAAGATAACGGGAATTTAGAAGATGCAATAAAACTTAAAAGATTAACTGATGCTAATGGTAATTTATCCAATATACACGAAGTTTACACGAGTTTAAAAGCTGGTGGAACCTTTGAATTTTATAGTGAAAATTCTGTACCCAGCTTACAATATGGTGGGAAAAATGCTGCAATAGAAAAAGCTGGTAATCCAATTACTGCAGAATTAGATGGCACTTATAGAATTAAAATTAATCTCGATAATAACACTTATGAATTACTAAAGATTGATTATTTTGGTATGGTCGGTAACCCAATCTCAGGAGGTTGGGGTGGTGATGAATCATTAAATTATATAGGCCAAGGTATTTGGCAAAACTCAGTTAATTTGGTAAATACTGGCGGTTTTGTATTTAGAGCAAATGGTGATTGGGCTTACTTAATAAAAAGAATTGTAGGTTCTGAAAATACAGTTATTCTTGAAAATGATGCAGCTTCACAAGGTGTGAGCTTTGAGGATATCCCTTCTAATGAAACAGGTAAATTTATAGTTACATTAAATCTCAACTCAAATGGATATTTCTACACTTTTGAAAGAGATAACACCATAATCAATCCAATTACAGCTCCAAATTCTTTATTCCTATTTGAAAATGGAAGTATGATTAAAGAGTTCTCAAAAGATGGTGATTCCTTTCAATTAGATGAATTTATACCAATGCAAGCCTCTACTTCCTATACTCTAAATTCTTTAGCAGATGGCTCAGGAGAAAGTTATTCCATTGCATCAAGTTTAGCAAATTCAAATACACCAAATGGTGATAAAGTTTCTGACGATGTACTTCTTTTAGAAAACTCAAATGCATCTTTTACCTTAAATAGTGATAGATCACTCAAATTATATTTTGATTTTAATGCTGCTAAACTAACTTGGACATATTATAATTTAAAACTATTTCATTGGAACGATTGGGATACTCGTGATGAATTAGTTATGACTTACGTGCACCCAAATACTTATAAAATTACAACGAATTTAATATCCAACTATGATATGAAATTCATTAGCCCTTGGGATTTAGATTTTGGTTCTGATACACCAAATAGTTTAAGTGGAAATCTAATTAATGGAGGTGGTTCAAATATCATTAATATTACTGAAGATGGCTCTTATGAGGTAACAATAGAATTAGAAAATAATTTCAATAGTGGCACCTATCTATTTGAAAAACAATAA
- a CDS encoding RagB/SusD family nutrient uptake outer membrane protein codes for MKIYKLTILILFQIFFFSSCEDYLDLSPISEETSGNAYETKNQIEAALVGAYESFQSSEYYVWDNILFQDVRSDNNYAGGDNPEIFQIDLLGITPTHSRLFTHWSNIYNAISKANLVIERVDLISDATLTEERKKQIKGEALFLRAYHYFTLVKLWGGVPLITKTIVSTNAEDVNIARASIDEVYTQIIEDLEIAVTLLPDTYGNDASINKARATSGAANALGAKVEIQRPAPNYTKVLNFIDALENSEANYQLIEYPKLFDSNNYNNAESIIEIQYLGGNEGNYGPQLLLPPSISGDSWRKFVTPSVDIVNTFNDEGDDIRKNASILFESVNWVDEYWGNISGTSIPFSYKWKNANGFASADRQYLLRLGDIILIKAEALNESNQLSQAVIEVNRIRNRVALPNLTQAQQSSKDILRNIILKERRLELFLEGHRWDDLIRNKQLMTTMNNLVEIDLRTGNPINYNITEAKKLLPIPQQEMDRNPALVQNPL; via the coding sequence ATGAAAATATATAAATTAACTATACTCATATTATTTCAAATATTCTTTTTTTCATCTTGTGAAGACTATTTAGATTTAAGTCCAATTTCTGAGGAAACAAGCGGAAATGCTTATGAAACAAAAAATCAAATAGAAGCTGCATTAGTAGGTGCTTACGAATCTTTTCAGTCTTCTGAATATTATGTTTGGGATAATATCTTATTCCAAGACGTAAGGTCTGATAATAATTATGCAGGTGGTGATAATCCAGAAATTTTTCAGATAGATTTATTAGGAATAACACCCACGCATTCAAGATTATTTACACACTGGTCTAACATATATAATGCAATATCAAAAGCTAACTTAGTAATAGAAAGAGTAGATTTAATTTCTGACGCTACACTTACCGAAGAAAGAAAAAAACAAATTAAAGGGGAGGCTTTATTTCTTAGGGCCTACCATTATTTTACACTGGTAAAACTTTGGGGTGGTGTGCCACTAATCACTAAAACAATAGTATCTACAAATGCCGAAGATGTTAATATTGCTAGAGCATCTATTGATGAAGTTTATACTCAAATAATAGAAGATTTAGAAATAGCAGTTACGCTTTTACCAGACACCTATGGCAACGATGCAAGTATTAACAAAGCGCGTGCAACTTCAGGTGCTGCAAATGCATTAGGTGCTAAAGTAGAAATACAAAGACCTGCTCCAAATTACACTAAGGTTTTAAACTTTATTGATGCACTAGAAAATAGCGAAGCCAATTACCAGTTAATTGAATATCCAAAATTATTTGATAGTAATAATTACAATAATGCTGAATCTATAATAGAAATACAATACTTAGGTGGAAATGAAGGCAATTACGGACCTCAATTATTATTACCACCTTCAATTTCTGGAGATTCTTGGCGAAAATTTGTAACTCCCTCTGTTGATATTGTTAATACCTTTAATGATGAAGGAGATGATATTCGAAAAAATGCCTCAATATTATTTGAAAGCGTGAATTGGGTTGATGAATATTGGGGGAATATTTCAGGAACTTCAATTCCGTTTTCTTATAAATGGAAAAATGCCAATGGTTTTGCAAGTGCAGACCGTCAATATTTACTTCGCCTTGGAGATATTATATTGATAAAAGCTGAAGCATTAAATGAATCTAATCAACTGAGTCAAGCTGTAATTGAAGTCAATCGAATTAGAAACAGAGTTGCACTGCCAAACTTAACTCAAGCACAACAATCATCAAAAGATATTTTAAGGAATATAATTTTAAAAGAAAGAAGATTAGAACTATTCTTAGAAGGACATAGATGGGATGATTTAATTAGAAACAAACAATTAATGACTACCATGAATAATTTAGTAGAAATTGATTTAAGAACAGGTAACCCCATAAATTATAATATAACCGAAGCAAAAAAATTACTTCCAATACCTCAGCAAGAGATGGATAGAAATCCTGCATTAGTTCAAAACCCACTATAA
- a CDS encoding TonB-dependent receptor: MNTFNVNESLKIRKLILSLVIIVISTFAYSQTTLQGKVTDKSNELLFGVSVVLKGSINGVTTDFDGVFKFKKSIPNNAVLIFSYLGMKTKEINVNGRTFVEVILEEDAEQLDEIVVVGYGAQVKKDITGSVSTVKAETLESRGNSQLGALLQGQAKGVKVLSSSGKPSQGFSVRIRGTNSINAGSEPLYVVDGVPTTGTRSINPQDIDAITILKDASSTAIYGAQGANGVVLITTKKGKTSKPLVTFDAYTGFSQVWKTLPVLNGEQYRDLMTEMGLNTNWENFTAITDWQNKIFQNGLSQNYQLSVSGKSKKTNYYISTGYTAQIGAVRSAELERFNFKINLDQEIYDWLKVGSRIAYTSYRDVDVNENNNVNTGGVLLGALTTPSIIDIFNDDGSYTSNPFQNWENPLASTDGLQREYNSQRFLGNLYLQAQFLKNFTYKVNLGVDNFNGIYDSFLDPVRTGYGRAIKGQSINNTNSNKFYIIENTLSYKKDFSKHKIEGLIGAVTQKFLWENNSIETRNFATESVTTPNGGSEIFNASATKSEKANASFISRVNYGFNDKYLLTLNLRIDGSSIFGPQNRWGYFPSFSAGWRISNEKFMENISFINDLKIRAGWGLVGNDQITNYAYLGRVGSGANYPIGGTAQPGTFPASIENLKLKWEESAQTNIGIDISMLANTINLTVDAYIKNTKDLLLNAPLPTSSGFNNAIQNIGELQNKGLEFSINTVNIDKENLKWKTNFNISWNKNKVINLVGQELFQGGIAGGRGEASLVREGESLGVLYGYIFGGVDPQTGNAYYVDKNGNSTFTPTSEDRTIIGEANPDFIYGFSNSISYKGINLSILLEGSQGNDMLNATRIELEGMSDPKNQSTSVLNRWRQPGDITNIPRASFGNTDNSRISTRFIEDASYMRVKAITLGYDLPKSIIKKLNINSIRIYATGENLFTFTNYSGLDPEVNAFGGSNTVRGIDFGTYPQTRNILLGASFKF; encoded by the coding sequence ATGAATACATTTAATGTAAATGAAAGTTTGAAGATTAGAAAATTAATACTTTCATTAGTAATTATAGTCATTTCAACTTTTGCATATTCACAAACAACGCTTCAAGGGAAAGTTACAGATAAGTCAAATGAATTACTCTTTGGAGTATCTGTAGTTCTCAAAGGTTCAATAAATGGGGTAACCACAGATTTTGACGGTGTCTTCAAATTTAAAAAAAGCATACCAAACAATGCTGTTTTAATATTTAGTTATTTAGGGATGAAAACTAAAGAGATAAATGTAAATGGAAGAACGTTTGTAGAGGTTATACTTGAAGAAGATGCTGAACAGCTCGATGAAATAGTTGTTGTTGGGTATGGTGCACAGGTAAAAAAAGATATTACTGGTAGTGTATCAACAGTTAAGGCAGAAACTTTAGAGTCTAGAGGAAATAGTCAATTGGGTGCTCTTTTACAAGGCCAAGCCAAAGGAGTAAAGGTTTTATCAAGTTCTGGTAAGCCTTCTCAAGGTTTTAGTGTAAGAATCAGAGGAACTAACTCCATAAACGCAGGTAGTGAACCTTTATATGTTGTTGATGGTGTGCCAACAACGGGTACAAGGTCTATCAACCCACAAGATATAGACGCAATAACTATTTTAAAAGATGCATCTTCCACTGCTATTTATGGAGCACAGGGTGCAAATGGAGTTGTATTAATTACTACTAAAAAAGGAAAGACATCTAAACCTTTGGTAACTTTTGACGCCTACACAGGATTTTCTCAAGTATGGAAAACCCTACCGGTTTTGAATGGTGAGCAATATAGAGATTTAATGACAGAAATGGGATTAAATACCAATTGGGAAAATTTTACTGCCATTACAGATTGGCAAAACAAGATTTTTCAAAATGGTTTATCTCAGAATTATCAATTGTCTGTTTCTGGTAAAAGCAAAAAAACAAACTACTACATATCTACAGGTTATACCGCTCAAATAGGAGCTGTTAGAAGTGCTGAGTTAGAAAGATTTAATTTTAAAATTAATTTAGATCAAGAAATTTATGATTGGTTAAAAGTAGGTTCAAGAATTGCTTATACCTCATACAGAGATGTGGATGTAAATGAAAATAATAATGTAAATACTGGAGGGGTTTTATTAGGCGCCTTAACTACACCTAGTATTATTGATATTTTTAACGATGATGGTTCTTATACCAGTAATCCTTTTCAAAATTGGGAAAACCCTTTAGCTTCAACAGATGGTTTACAAAGAGAATATAATAGTCAACGTTTTTTAGGAAATTTATATTTACAAGCACAGTTTTTAAAGAACTTCACATATAAAGTGAATTTAGGGGTAGATAATTTCAACGGTATTTATGATTCCTTTCTAGATCCTGTTAGAACGGGTTATGGTAGAGCAATAAAAGGACAATCAATAAACAATACAAATAGCAATAAGTTTTACATCATAGAAAATACCTTAAGCTACAAAAAAGATTTTTCTAAACATAAAATAGAAGGCTTAATAGGTGCTGTTACTCAAAAATTCTTATGGGAAAATAATTCAATAGAAACAAGAAATTTTGCTACTGAAAGTGTTACCACTCCAAATGGTGGTTCAGAAATATTTAATGCTTCTGCAACAAAATCTGAAAAAGCAAATGCTTCTTTTATCTCAAGAGTAAATTATGGTTTTAATGATAAATATTTATTAACTCTAAACTTAAGAATAGATGGTTCTAGTATTTTTGGACCTCAAAACAGGTGGGGGTATTTTCCTTCATTTTCTGCAGGATGGAGAATTTCTAATGAAAAATTCATGGAAAACATTTCATTTATAAATGATCTTAAAATAAGAGCTGGATGGGGTTTAGTGGGTAATGATCAAATTACGAATTATGCTTATTTAGGCAGAGTTGGTAGTGGAGCTAACTATCCTATTGGTGGCACTGCGCAACCAGGAACATTCCCTGCATCCATAGAAAACCTTAAATTAAAATGGGAAGAATCTGCTCAAACCAATATTGGAATAGACATTTCAATGTTAGCGAATACAATTAACCTAACAGTAGATGCTTACATTAAAAATACTAAAGACCTACTATTAAATGCTCCTTTACCAACATCATCGGGATTTAATAATGCTATTCAAAATATTGGTGAACTTCAAAATAAAGGTTTAGAATTTAGTATTAATACCGTAAATATTGATAAAGAAAATCTGAAATGGAAAACAAACTTCAATATTTCTTGGAACAAGAACAAAGTAATTAATTTAGTGGGTCAAGAATTATTTCAAGGAGGGATTGCTGGCGGAAGAGGAGAAGCTAGTTTGGTTAGAGAGGGAGAATCTTTAGGAGTCTTATATGGTTATATTTTTGGCGGTGTAGATCCACAAACTGGTAATGCATATTATGTTGATAAAAATGGAAATTCAACTTTTACTCCTACTTCAGAAGATAGAACAATTATTGGTGAAGCCAATCCAGATTTTATCTATGGGTTCTCTAATTCAATTTCATATAAAGGTATAAATCTATCAATTTTATTAGAAGGTTCACAAGGAAATGATATGCTAAATGCTACAAGAATTGAGCTAGAAGGTATGTCAGATCCTAAAAATCAATCGACTTCAGTTTTAAATAGATGGAGGCAACCAGGAGACATCACAAATATTCCTAGAGCAAGTTTTGGTAATACAGATAATTCTAGAATATCAACAAGATTTATAGAAGATGCTTCTTATATGAGAGTAAAAGCAATTACTCTTGGTTATGATTTACCTAAATCTATTATTAAGAAATTAAATATCAACTCAATTAGAATTTATGCTACTGGTGAAAATCTATTCACTTTTACAAATTATTCTGGATTGGATCCTGAAGTAAATGCTTTTGGAGGTAGCAATACTGTTAGAGGTATTGATTTTGGCACCTATCCACAAACAAGAAATATTCTTTTAGGTGCAAGTTTTAAATTTTAA
- a CDS encoding DUF6377 domain-containing protein — MFKFFLVFTLLANYSYASNHIDSLLITLESKMNNRLIFDNGKEKTIDNYKTILADSLLKDETRFLITKKLIYELEYYSFDAALYYSLENQKLASKINNPLFISESKILIAKILMESGRYKESLDILNEIQRKKIPSELLSSYFFSLKEGYSELSYYSSIQKNKDIYYQLYNKYQDSLSNILPKSSDEILRLKEKELRDNRQLDEALKVNEIRIKGKKSGTRLFSLITFERSLLYELAKNTTQEKKYLILSAISDIEASVKDNASLSKLAMIFYKENKIYKAHKYINFSLDDAKFFNSKLRFINLSKILTLITEAYEKQSDHQKNKLTNSLYFISALAAFLFFTLIFIYKQNKNLSIARKQLKNNNAELKNLNSQLNNSNNELKDLYQKLLKADLVKEKYVGTFLNLYSDYINKLDLYRKLVKKHIKLDRIDELLKITESKQVIDTEIKIFHKNFDESFLHIYPNFIEQFNTLLKKDKQVTLKKGELLNTELRIYALIRLGINNSDQIATILRYSVSTIYNYRVKLKNNSLHTRDNFEDEVKKIS, encoded by the coding sequence ATGTTTAAGTTTTTTCTGGTATTTACTCTTTTAGCAAATTATTCGTATGCTTCTAATCATATAGATTCGTTATTAATAACGTTAGAATCTAAGATGAACAATCGTTTGATTTTTGACAATGGTAAAGAAAAAACAATTGACAATTACAAAACAATATTGGCTGACTCGCTTCTAAAGGATGAAACAAGATTTCTTATTACAAAAAAACTTATTTACGAACTTGAGTATTATAGCTTTGATGCTGCCTTATATTATTCTTTAGAAAACCAAAAATTAGCAAGTAAAATAAATAACCCCTTATTTATTTCTGAATCGAAAATTTTAATTGCAAAAATTCTAATGGAATCTGGGAGATATAAAGAATCTTTAGATATTTTGAATGAAATTCAAAGAAAAAAAATCCCTTCTGAATTACTTTCGAGTTATTTCTTTTCTTTAAAAGAAGGTTATTCTGAACTTAGTTATTATTCCTCTATTCAAAAGAATAAAGATATTTATTATCAATTGTATAATAAATATCAAGATTCTCTATCTAACATACTTCCAAAAAGTTCTGATGAAATTTTAAGACTAAAAGAAAAAGAGTTAAGAGATAATAGACAATTGGATGAAGCTTTAAAGGTAAACGAAATACGCATTAAGGGTAAAAAAAGTGGAACTCGATTATTTTCATTAATTACTTTTGAAAGGTCTTTATTATATGAATTGGCTAAAAATACAACTCAAGAAAAAAAATATTTAATACTCTCTGCCATTTCTGATATTGAAGCTTCAGTAAAAGATAACGCTTCCTTATCAAAGCTTGCAATGATATTCTATAAAGAGAATAAAATATACAAAGCACATAAGTATATTAATTTTTCTTTAGATGATGCTAAGTTTTTTAATTCGAAATTAAGATTCATTAATTTATCAAAAATATTAACTCTAATTACTGAAGCTTATGAAAAGCAAAGTGATCATCAGAAAAATAAACTTACCAATTCACTATATTTTATAAGTGCTCTAGCTGCTTTCTTGTTTTTTACTTTAATATTTATCTACAAACAAAATAAAAACCTATCTATTGCCAGAAAACAATTGAAAAATAATAATGCAGAACTAAAAAACTTAAATAGCCAACTAAATAATTCAAATAATGAATTAAAAGACTTGTATCAAAAGCTTTTAAAAGCTGATTTAGTTAAGGAAAAATATGTTGGTACTTTTTTAAACTTATATTCAGACTATATTAATAAGTTAGATTTGTATAGGAAGTTGGTAAAAAAACATATCAAACTAGACAGAATAGATGAATTATTAAAAATAACAGAGTCCAAACAAGTTATCGATACTGAAATTAAAATATTTCATAAAAACTTTGATGAATCCTTCTTGCATATTTATCCAAATTTTATTGAACAATTTAATACACTATTAAAAAAAGACAAACAGGTAACATTAAAAAAAGGGGAACTTTTAAATACTGAATTAAGAATTTACGCTCTAATTAGATTAGGCATAAATAATAGCGATCAAATTGCAACTATCTTAAGATATTCCGTAAGTACCATTTACAACTACAGAGTAAAACTAAAAAACAATTCTTTACATACTAGAGATAATTTTGAAGATGAAGTAAAAAAAATATCTTAG
- a CDS encoding UDP-glucose--hexose-1-phosphate uridylyltransferase, which yields MENTNLQDYSHKRYNILTGEWVLVSPHRAKRPWQGQNEEISAEKRPSYDENCYLCPTNTRINGEINPDYKDVFIFTNDFAALQKDSPAFEVNDGLLIAKSETGICKVICFSPDHSKSLAEMEVEEITKVVNAWQKEYAELGKNEMINYVQIFENKGAVMGCSNPHPHGQIWSQSSLPNEVYKKDMHQKLYYSKKKRSLLGNYVLQELKAKERVIYENNNFVALTPFWAVWPFEVMIVPKKAKKNIIELSYVEVKNYAEIISVITKAYDKLFNVSFPYSSGIHQAPTNGAENEHWHFHMSFYPPLLRSATVKKFMVGYEMFGSPQRDITAEIAAKRLRDLI from the coding sequence ATGGAAAATACAAATTTGCAAGATTATTCTCATAAAAGATATAATATTTTAACTGGAGAATGGGTTTTGGTTTCTCCACACAGAGCAAAACGTCCTTGGCAAGGTCAGAATGAAGAAATTTCAGCAGAAAAAAGACCCTCTTATGACGAAAATTGCTATTTGTGCCCAACCAATACCAGAATTAATGGTGAAATAAATCCCGACTATAAAGATGTTTTTATATTTACCAACGATTTTGCTGCTCTTCAAAAAGACTCACCTGCATTCGAAGTAAATGACGGTTTATTAATTGCCAAAAGTGAAACCGGTATTTGTAAGGTAATCTGTTTTAGTCCAGACCATTCTAAAAGTTTAGCTGAAATGGAAGTTGAAGAGATTACAAAAGTGGTAAATGCTTGGCAAAAAGAATATGCAGAATTAGGTAAAAATGAAATGATCAACTATGTGCAAATTTTTGAAAATAAAGGGGCTGTAATGGGATGCAGCAATCCGCATCCTCATGGACAAATTTGGAGTCAGTCTAGCTTACCAAACGAAGTCTATAAAAAAGATATGCATCAAAAATTATATTATAGTAAAAAGAAACGAAGCCTTTTAGGTAATTATGTATTACAAGAATTAAAAGCAAAAGAAAGAGTTATTTATGAAAATAATAATTTTGTAGCCTTAACTCCTTTTTGGGCCGTTTGGCCTTTTGAAGTTATGATTGTGCCTAAAAAAGCGAAAAAAAATATCATTGAACTTTCTTATGTAGAAGTCAAAAACTATGCTGAAATAATTTCTGTAATTACAAAAGCTTATGATAAATTATTCAATGTTTCCTTTCCTTATTCAAGTGGCATTCATCAAGCTCCAACAAATGGAGCAGAAAATGAACACTGGCATTTTCATATGAGTTTTTATCCACCTTTATTACGATCTGCAACTGTTAAGAAATTTATGGTAGGTTATGAAATGTTTGGATCGCCTCAAAGAGATATTACCGCAGAAATAGCGGCTAAAAGATTAAGAGATTTAATTTAG